Below is a window of Thunnus maccoyii chromosome 16, fThuMac1.1, whole genome shotgun sequence DNA.
taatgtgtttataaagaaatctctgattttcctttacatggACTTTAACTATTTCACTTGTGCCTGTATCTACAAggcaaaaatgaattaattgttggttgatctgctgctttcaaaacataatcttacttattattttttcaaatttttgatCAAAAATAGACAACTGCAGTGGACAACTCCCCAATGGCATTTTGTTGTCCCGCGCTGCGCTCACAGAACTGGTGGTGCAGCAGCTTTGAGTTTTCAGCTCTAGTCTTGTTTAATtcacaataaaatatgataaatgtaGAGTGTTTGGCATGCGGGAGGAAATTATTGTGGAGGCTTCCACTGACAATGCCCTCTATATGAGTGAAACTGTTAGCTGGGGAGAGCATACTCTTTGAGTGTGAGAGGGTGTGGAGGTGTGATATTGTTAGTTTCAATATTCAAAATAACAACTTCAAAGAAAAGATGCAGGCAGAGGGGGTTGCAACTGGTTACAACCCCATATACCACTCAATATCGCTACAGTTCATCAAAAGTTTAGCACTCTTCATGTTGGCAACTGAGCAGCATTCAACAGTGTAGTTCTTAGCATCAGCAGCGGCAGCAAAAACCATATGGCAGTGGTTGCCCTCAGGTgcaaaagaagacatttcaaAAAACAATAGCATTGATGTCTCCTGCCAAGATTTTAGCAGGATGTTATTAAATGTTCCTGCTGTTGAGGGTgctcattcatcatcatcaatgtgTCATTCTGAATGTCTGTCATCGAACATCAGCTCTGCCTCTCTGAGTTCAGTAGCCCTACTCTTTTTAATGCCTTGTCCACATTGGGAATCAGTTTTTCGTGGAAGTCCCACAGTCTTTTGTCTTCATAGAGCTGCTCCATTTTTAACGACCCCTGCAGAGCCACACGGACGTGAACGATCCGACACACTTCTGGTGGAACCTTGTACTGCTTTCCAAAATTCTTGAGCACTTCATGCACAGAGGTCTGCTCCACCAACCTGTGAAGCACAGAGACATACCTAAATGAATTAAGCACAATTTTTTGACATGACAAGACATGACAAATTGGGGGCTTATCCAGACAATTAAGTTTGATTTGTTGATCTAGTGCCTTAAAAATGGCCTGGTTGAAAACGTCTTAGTAGGGTTTTCCTTTAGTGACAACAAGGGGATTCCCTTTGATTTAATCAGTGCACCTGTGGTAAATTTTTGTATTCAGAAACTGATAATGTAACAGAAATTCAGCATTTCCAGATTGATCATGTTTTTCTATACTTATTCCTGTCCGGTTTACGATAGGAATGCCAGTCATTCATTGAACAGCCTATTTTAGATAATATTTGTTAATGCAAATTTATCCATGACTGCTAGACCATAATCAGAGAAGCACATTTCTGAGCTGATGTTGTGACTCTCCTTAGTACCTTGGCTGAACTATCATCTTATGTGGGTGATATATATTTCTTTGGGGCTCCTCCCTGTAGATGTGCTCCAGAATATTAATTCCCATCACCCCTTTCCACTGAGGCAGGTCAAACTTCCTACTTGGCTCGAAATGGTGCTTGGGAAAGATATGGTTTTCAATGAGGAACACCCCTGTCTGGAGAATATGGATACAGCATGGAAGATGGAAAgagaatataaatattaatgaatatCAAATGTGAACCTAAAGTTTGGATATTGATGTAACATGTGTCAAATGCACACCCAAAATACTTACATTTGGATGCTGCTGTTCAAGCATGTTTATCAGCGGCATTAGGCTGTTGTGTTGGTATGGCATTATTATCTCATCAATGTCGTTCAACAGTACGTAGCTTGACCGGTCCATTGATCTGTAAATGCACTCATTAAGCGTTGTCAGCTGGCCAAAGTAGTGTAAGTCTCCTCCGTGCTCTGAGAAGAGCCAGCCACGAGATGGATTCAGATGCTTGTTGATGGGCCAAGGAACCACCTCCACAAAACCCTCCTGGCTGTAACTCTGCAACAGGCGATTAAGGTCTGGGCCGCAGCTAGTGTTATAGATAACCACTCTGTCCACACCAAGCAGCCTGGGGAGGGGTGAGGAAAATATTAAACGGTTGGTTCATCCAAAtcacaaatgaaagaaacatattttcatatgtAGCTCTAGTGTTATCTAGCCTTGTAGACAGTATCGGTTTCATGTTTCCACTGCCCAGGATTTGTGATATTCATCTGAGATTTCTGCCGCCATTCCAATAAAGTGGAGGTGAATGATTTTTTCTTTGTACTGCTCACagctttttattattacatttaatcctgcaataactgattatGCCAAGTCAAtccatttcattcaaaaccatAATTGTGACCCTAGGACcgtggtggtgctagaggaaaagtcaagggatcatcaaagtcagtaaGATTCATTATCCGCAAACCATAAACCaagatttcatggcaatccttTCAATAATTGTTGAGctatttcagtctagaccaaagtggtggactgctAAAAATCAACAGTAACATCTCTTTCGAGAAAC
It encodes the following:
- the LOC121913947 gene encoding uncharacterized protein LOC121913947, which produces MEMAIQFKGKFLLLLTATFIFIIAITMRTPRINKSVPKPHGPPSTCSLNISEQTITPLTNTKHLLVSAYMDQRVNGLDIRIIGIFRRDSVQPLHCFFCCAGHLSRKTTPATILQHSDHFGFPFVTTDVMCQIPQNCKATYVTLLPQPDQVFVPDQIWLPIRNQRTDEKEEKELQFNFTVCISNLFGDYNNVLQFAQTLEMYRLLGVDRVVIYNTSCGPDLNRLLQSYSQEGFVEVVPWPINKHLNPSRGWLFSEHGGDLHYFGQLTTLNECIYRSMDRSSYVLLNDIDEIIMPYQHNSLMPLINMLEQQHPNTGVFLIENHIFPKHHFEPSRKFDLPQWKGVMGINILEHIYREEPQRNIYHPHKMIVQPRLVEQTSVHEVLKNFGKQYKVPPEVCRIVHVRVALQGSLKMEQLYEDKRLWDFHEKLIPNVDKALKRVGLLNSERQS